From Candidatus Hydrogenedentota bacterium, one genomic window encodes:
- a CDS encoding helix-turn-helix domain-containing protein, protein MNENKQLLTAAEVAETLGVGQRSVFRWRDMGSICPPVKVAGSAALRWRRADIEAWVAAGTPDCQRTGWKPSTDAKGGAR, encoded by the coding sequence ATGAACGAGAACAAACAGTTGTTGACGGCGGCGGAGGTGGCGGAGACGCTGGGCGTGGGCCAGCGGAGCGTGTTCAGGTGGCGCGACATGGGTTCCATCTGCCCGCCTGTGAAGGTGGCCGGTTCTGCGGCGTTGCGGTGGCGTCGCGCGGACATCGAGGCTTGGGTTGCGGCGGGCACCCCGGATTGCCAGCGCACGGGCTGGAAGCCGTCCACGGATGCGAAGGGGGGTGCGCGATGA